A stretch of Triticum aestivum cultivar Chinese Spring chromosome 1D, IWGSC CS RefSeq v2.1, whole genome shotgun sequence DNA encodes these proteins:
- the LOC123162960 gene encoding ervatamin-B-like, translated as MGMAPLFRSLPLLVLLIALSSTALPSSRATSSDGDNHDLLMLGRFHLWMSAHGRSYHSAAEKLLRFEVYRRNVDFIDASNRDAERLGYELGENEFTDLTNKEFMARYVGDAYGGASAGDDLITTLVGDVTEGVISSKNFVEEDRNLTMTASDPPRQFDWRKHGVVTPAKQQGACGCCWAFAAAATVESLNKINGGELVDLSVQELVDCSSGVFSSPCGYGFPKSALQWIKSKGGLLTEAEYPYLAKRGRCTVQDAARRIGKITGVQEVQPGSSESALALAVLGRPVAVQIDGSGPVLQNYKSGVYKGPCATSQNHVVTLVGFGVTGAGEEYWMAKNSWGETWGQKGFFFVRRGADGPRGLCGIAMYGAYPAM; from the exons ATGGGCATGGCTCCCCTCTTCCGCTCGTTGCCCCTCCTCGTCCTCCTGATCGCCCTGTCCAGCACCGCATTGCCTTCCTCCCGTGCTACGTCCAGCGATGGAGACAACCATGACCTGCTGATGCTGGGTAGGTTCCACCTGTGGATGTCAGCGCATGGCCGGTCATACCATAGTGCCGCCGAGAAGCTGCTGCGGTTTGAGGTGTACCGTCGCAACGTGGACTTCATCGACGCCTCTAACAGGGACGCCGAGAGGCTCGGCTATGAACTCGGTGAAAACGAGTTCACCGACCTCACCAACAAGGAGTTCATGGCACGGTATGTCGGAGATGCTTATGGTGGCGCCAGTGCTGGTGATGATCTCATCACTACTTTGGTCGGAGATGTCACGGAGGGGGTGATATCATCCAAAAACTTTGTCGAGGAGGATCGTAATTTGACGATGACTGCCTCTGACCCTCCCCGGCAGTTCGACTGGAGGAAACATGGTGTCGTCACCCCTGCTAAGCAACAAGGGGCATGTG GATGCTGCTGGGCATTTGCTGCAGCTGCGACGGTGGAGAGCTTGAACAAGATAAATGGCGGGGAGCTGGTAGACCTGTCTGTGCAGGAGCTCGTGGACTGCAGCTCGGGTGTCTTCAGCTCGCCATGTGGCTACGGGTTTCCCAAGAGTGCACTTCAATGGATCAAATCAAAAGGCGGTCTCCTCACGGAGGCCGAGTACCCCTACTTGGCCAAGCGAGGCAGATGCACAGTGCAAGACGCCGCCCGACGCATCGGCAAGATCACCGGCGTCCAGGAGGTGCAGCCGGGGAGCAGCGAGAGCGCGCTGGCGCTGGCCGTGCTCGGGAGGCCGGTGGCCGTCCAGATCGACGGGAGCGGCCCCGTCCTGCAGAACTACAAGTCCGGCGTGTACAAGGGGCCATGCGCCACCAGCCAAAACCACGTGGTGACGCTGGTCGGCTTCGGAGTCACCGGCGCCGGAGAAGAGTACTGGATGGCCAAGAActcgtggggggagacgtggggtCAGAAGGGCTTCTTCTTCGTGCGCAGGGGAGCCGACGGGCCCCGCGGGCTGTGTGGCATCGCCATGTACGGTGCCTACCCCGCCATGTAG